In the genome of Globicephala melas chromosome 7, mGloMel1.2, whole genome shotgun sequence, one region contains:
- the LOC115845702 gene encoding prostaglandin E synthase 3, with the protein MQPASAKWYDRRDYVFIEFCVEDSKDVNVNFEKSKLTFSCLGGSDNFKHLNEIDLFHCIDPNDSKHKRTDRSILCCLRKGESGQSWPRLTKERAKLNWLSVDFNNWKDWEDDSDEDMSNFDRFSEMMNNMGGDEDVDLPEVDGADDDSQDSDDEKMPDLE; encoded by the coding sequence ATGCAGCCTGCTTCTGCAAAGTGGTACGATCGAAGGGACTATGTCTTCATTGAATTTTGTGTTGAAGACAGTAAAGATGTTaatgtaaattttgaaaaatccaaACTTACATTCAGTTGTCTTGGAGGAAGtgataattttaaacatttaaatgaaattgaTCTTTTTCACTGTATTGATCCAAATGATTCGAAGCATAAAAGAACGGACAGATCAATTTTATGTTGTTTACGAAAAGGAGAATCTGGCCAGTCATGGCCAAGGTTAACGAAAGAAAGGGCAAAGCTTAATTGGCTTAGTGTGGACTTCAATAATTGGAAAGACTGGGAAGATGATTCAGATGAAGACATGTCTAATTTTGATCGTTTCTCTGAGATGATGAACAACATGGGTGGTGATGAGGATGTAGATTTACCAGAAGTAGATGGAGCAGATGATGATTCACAAGACAGTGATGATGAAAAAATGCCAGATCTGGAGTAA